A DNA window from Bradyrhizobium barranii subsp. barranii contains the following coding sequences:
- the pdxR gene encoding MocR-like pyridoxine biosynthesis transcription factor PdxR: protein MRKIPTNLVPSPAKAELPLDLTGPHITAGASSAHRLYQALCEMIVGGLVKPGEPLPPSRTLAKQTGFRRNAVVTAYERLIADGFAAATVGSGTFVAARIPARAAEPKKPKTVVEAPRQGAFSLGCTHIDERALQRFRAFVGRRMRAFGPEHLHYGDPRGSRELRAAIADHLLSARGLRCDPDQIMLTSGTLHALRIVLSAILKPNDQVWCEDPGYPAARNTISHCGYRAVPVPVDEHGIFVAKGRTAASSARAAYVTPSHQFPLGVQMSMPRRLELLDWARQAGAFVLEDDYDSEFRYDGAPLMSLAGIDHLQRVVYMGTFAKTLFPGLRIGYCALPERLIADVTATRAALDRFPGTLMEGAVADMLNSGAFAANLKRVRKLYREARDALAETLEAASDGALSVPVPSQGLHLVARFDPSVELTVAAQAKQAAGAEGWLLADTYSRARPLPGFVLGFSGHAVPQLVASAERLALESRGALRARSKSARRA from the coding sequence ATGCGAAAAATTCCGACCAATTTAGTCCCCTCGCCGGCCAAGGCGGAGTTGCCCCTCGACCTCACCGGCCCGCACATCACCGCGGGCGCGTCGTCGGCGCACCGGCTGTACCAGGCGCTGTGCGAGATGATTGTCGGCGGCCTGGTCAAACCCGGTGAGCCGCTGCCGCCGTCGCGGACACTGGCCAAGCAGACCGGCTTCCGCCGCAACGCCGTCGTCACTGCCTATGAACGGCTGATCGCTGACGGCTTTGCCGCTGCGACCGTCGGCTCCGGCACCTTCGTTGCAGCGCGGATACCGGCGCGCGCCGCCGAACCGAAGAAGCCGAAGACCGTGGTCGAAGCGCCGCGACAGGGCGCATTCTCGCTCGGCTGCACCCATATCGACGAGCGCGCGCTGCAGCGCTTCCGTGCCTTCGTCGGGCGGCGCATGCGCGCGTTCGGACCTGAGCATCTGCACTATGGCGATCCGCGCGGCAGCCGCGAGCTGCGCGCGGCGATCGCCGATCATCTGCTGTCGGCACGTGGACTGCGCTGCGATCCCGATCAGATCATGCTGACATCGGGCACGCTGCACGCGCTGCGCATCGTGCTGAGCGCGATCCTGAAGCCCAACGACCAGGTCTGGTGCGAGGACCCGGGTTACCCCGCCGCGCGAAACACCATTTCGCATTGCGGCTATCGCGCCGTGCCCGTTCCCGTCGACGAGCACGGGATATTTGTCGCCAAGGGCCGCACCGCCGCTTCGTCCGCACGCGCGGCCTATGTGACGCCGTCCCACCAGTTTCCGCTGGGCGTGCAGATGTCGATGCCGCGACGGCTGGAGCTGCTGGATTGGGCGAGGCAGGCCGGCGCCTTCGTGCTGGAGGACGATTACGACAGCGAGTTCCGCTATGACGGCGCGCCGTTGATGTCGCTTGCCGGCATCGATCATCTCCAGCGCGTGGTCTACATGGGCACGTTTGCCAAGACGCTGTTTCCGGGCCTGCGCATCGGCTATTGCGCGCTGCCCGAGCGCCTGATCGCGGACGTCACGGCCACGCGCGCTGCGCTCGACCGCTTTCCCGGCACGCTGATGGAGGGCGCTGTGGCCGACATGCTCAATTCCGGCGCGTTCGCCGCCAACCTGAAGCGCGTGCGCAAGCTTTATCGCGAGGCGCGCGATGCGCTGGCTGAGACGCTGGAAGCAGCATCCGACGGCGCGCTGTCGGTGCCGGTACCGTCGCAAGGACTGCACCTCGTCGCCCGGTTCGATCCGTCGGTCGAGCTTACGGTCGCGGCGCAGGCGAAGCAGGCGGCAGGCGCGGAAGGCTGGCTACTGGCCGACACCTATTCGCGCGCGCGTCCCCTGCCCGGGTTCGTGCTGGGATTTTCCGGCCACGCGGTTCCGCAACTCGTGGCCTCCGCCGAACGGCTCGCGCTGGAGTCGCGTGGCGCCTTGCGCGCGAGGAGCAAATCGGCCCGGCGGGCGTGA
- a CDS encoding pyridoxamine 5'-phosphate oxidase family protein has product MSQTESQNSYPTSARNQVKRRHDRGFYDHDTVHRILDSSMLCHVSYVIDGQPYCTPTFFWREGTKLYWHGSSASRMLRNQTRGECVCLTVAHLDSLVLARCGFNHSADYRAVMAFGTAYLVTDPEEKERAVIAMVDRFFPDRTASLRQSSAQEIKATSFIAMEIEEASAKVRAKGVADDDEDYELPIYAERIPVRTVLGAPEPCPRLLDGVTRPATLNGYSEGRLLEDALRDAYFVEYPNG; this is encoded by the coding sequence GTGAGCCAGACTGAAAGCCAGAATTCCTATCCGACGTCAGCGCGCAATCAGGTGAAGCGCCGTCACGACCGCGGCTTCTACGACCACGACACGGTTCACCGCATCCTGGATTCCTCGATGCTCTGTCACGTCTCCTATGTCATCGACGGCCAGCCCTATTGCACGCCGACCTTCTTCTGGCGCGAGGGGACAAAACTCTATTGGCACGGCTCGAGCGCGAGCCGCATGCTGCGCAACCAGACCAGGGGCGAGTGCGTCTGCCTCACGGTCGCCCATCTCGACAGCCTCGTGCTGGCGCGCTGCGGCTTCAACCATTCCGCCGACTACCGCGCCGTGATGGCATTCGGCACCGCCTATCTCGTCACCGACCCCGAGGAGAAGGAGCGGGCGGTGATCGCCATGGTCGATCGCTTCTTCCCGGACCGCACCGCGAGCCTGCGTCAGAGCAGCGCGCAGGAGATCAAGGCGACCTCCTTCATCGCGATGGAGATCGAGGAAGCCTCGGCCAAAGTCCGCGCCAAGGGTGTCGCCGATGACGACGAGGACTACGAATTGCCGATCTATGCCGAGCGCATCCCCGTGCGCACCGTCTTGGGCGCGCCGGAGCCGTGCCCGCGCCTGCTGGATGGTGTAACCCGGCCTGCGACGCTGAATGGCTATTCGGAAGGCCGGCTGCTCGAAGATGCATTGCGGGATGCTTATTTTGTGGAGTACCCGAACGGCTGA